The Bradysia coprophila strain Holo2 chromosome II, BU_Bcop_v1, whole genome shotgun sequence genome has a segment encoding these proteins:
- the LOC119069607 gene encoding transcriptional regulator ATRX homolog isoform X1 has translation MMDIKESIKKLIKQSTELLSKLEADESVDENDDIADGIEVFDKIIEDSKTIATQLKSKRPKPRLNGNKPSTGDDSRSTMIKLVPIENLIQKEATIVLDKAPIELSDSDSEPLVTSAQSKSGEAETSPSKASILKGVFNPVKEIATQNHVHVNRSAERTRNCTINLSRTDLTKLVASKGLELMPTLNDASTNSTTTTLRIDVSSEEKEDCKSTKSHRTNGSKSNSKKVAKNLLNLSSSQGEDDCTNDMNDNGDDRNVSDSNDMSSASKNVTKKAISLVSSADSDEEIVESKPTRKVKQRTAVVHSSDSSSDDEKSGKSKAAGKASTKSDSDFKASDSSDSEKIKINKRKAAKKAKNASDDSDDEYKVEQKPAKKKRRRIKNASDSSDNEKNASRKKIRKILDEKDLEDETKQATREEMERKRRIEERQKLYNEYYEEEPEKVKVLDKLVLDFDEKSKEELVSVDRKLVKKLKPHQGSGVKFMWDTCFESISRIDKGKGSGCILAHCMGLGKTLQVVTLVHTLLSHSEETGVEKVLIICPLSTVLNWVNEFRIWLKECADNKDIEIYEISKYKLIRERINKISEWYNDGGVLIMGYDMYRILSSETSKMKKMKKRDKESISALLVDPGPDLVVCDEGHLLKNSKTSLSKAVNRIRTLRRIVLTGTPLQNNLNEYYCMVQFVKPNLLGKYNEYLNRFVNPITNGQYEDSTPRDIQMMKKRSHILHKLLDGCVQRRDYSVLAPYLPIKHEYVVSIQLTPLQIKLYEYYIKQRPVADTTKPTRSSILFQDFQNLQRIWTHPRVLRFNSDRYEVKEQRRRAELSEDEESEGSLKDFIADSDTDESEAESTSSSSSSVASDDSRKKGKRKTAKVPVKRRTRANKDEFEDPVEPLELPTAKIENPTEWWMQLCPEEELDDLRHSGKLMLLFSLLEECYAIGDKLLVFSQSLYTLDVIEVFLKRIDEYTQRKNNASDDDEEVKKEGELLGGYTGSWSLGVDYFRLDGSTSIENRNLACNYFNSDSNPLARLFLISTRAGGLGINLVAANRVVIFDVSWNPSHDIQSIFRVYRFGQVKPCYIYRFIALGSMEEKIYERQVTKLAIAKRVIDEHQIDRHYKEHDLMELYKTDLVPSEPRKQPPLPKDRMFALQLQKFDKVIYKYHEHDSLLENKHEETLNEEEMKAAWEEFEAEKSRPVVTYNYNPTPRMSGMGPVTSNTIYGFRSDIMLNLLSMYARKQHPTANDTQIKQLVPLLLTQLHEKMNLGDTSMYADLVLLQNLQQGPTMAFQNMIGQMNSHRVGMSTYNPYSAVMNQQQYLLMQAQNRLMGLSSPQAHTTNATSTSSNQVIELD, from the exons ATGATGGACATAAAGGAATCGATTAAGAAATTAATCAAACAATCCACCGAATTACTAAGCAAATTAGAAGCCGACGAGTCTGTGGATGAAAACGACGATATTGCGGATGGCATTGAAGTCTTCGACAAAATAATCGAAGATTCCAAAACCATTGCAACTCAATTGAAATCGAAGCGCCCGAAACCGCGACTTAATGGCAATAAACCATCAACGGGCGACGATTCGCGATCGACAATGATCAAATTGGTTccgatcgaaaatttgatccAGAAAGAGGCCACAATAGTATTAGATAAGGCACCCATTGAATTGAGTGACTCTGATAGTGAACCATTGGTCACTAGTGCACAATCAAAGTCTGGTGAAGCGGAGACGTCACCATCCAAAGCTAGTATTTTGAAGGGTGTGTTCAATCCGGTGAAAGAAATTGCTACACAGAATCACGTCCATGTGAATCGATCAGCCGAGAGAACACGAAATTGTACGATCAATTTATCCCGAACCGATCTAACTAAATTAGTAGCATCTAAAGGGCTAGAATTAATGCCAACTTTAAACGATGCATCGACAAACTCAACAACG ACCACCCTTCGAATCGATGTTTCATCGGAAGAAAAAGAAGACTGCAAATCGACCAAATCCCATCGCACTAATGGTTCGAAATCGAATTCGAAGAAGGTTGCgaaaaatttacttaatttaAGTAGTAGTCAAGGCGAAGACGACTGTACGAATGATATGAACGATAATGGGGATGATCGAAAC GTGTCCGACTCAAATGATATGTCTAGCGCATCAAAGAACGTGACCAAAAAGGCGATAAGCCTTGTGAGCAGC GCCGACAGCGACGAAGAAATAGTCGAATCAAAGCCAACGCGCAAAGTAAAGCAACGTACCGCCGTGGTGCATAGTTCCGATTCATCGTCCGATGACGAGAAATCCGGTAAAAGTAAAGCCGCCGGCAAAGCGTCCACCAAATCGGATTCAGATTTCAAAGCAAGTGATAGCAGCGACAGcgagaaaatcaaaataaataaacgtaAGGCGGCGAAGAAGGCAAAAAACGCGTCCGACGATTCGGACGATGAGTACAAAGTCGAACAGAAACCGGCCAAGAAGAAACGACGTCGCATTAAGAATGCCTCGGACAGTAGTGACAACGAGAAGAACGCCAGTCGCAAAAAGATTCGCAAAATTCTGGACGAAAAAGATCTGGAGGATGAGACCAAACAGGCGACCCGAGAGGAGATGGAACGAAAGCGGCGAATCGAAGAGCGGCAAAAGTTG TACAACGAGTACTACGAAGAAGAACCGGAAAAGGTGAAGGTACTCGACAAACTTGTATTGGACTTCGatgaaaaatcgaaagaaGAACTCGTCAGCGTCGACCGCAAACTCGTAAAGAAATTGAAACCACATCAGGGCAGCGGCGTTAAGTTCATGTGGGACACCTGCTTTGAGTCCATCAGTCGAATCGATAAGGGAAAGGGATCTGGATGCATTTTAGCCCATTGCATGGGTTTGG GCAAAACATTGCAAGTCGTGACATTGGTACATACATTGTTGTCCCATTCGGAAGAAACTGGCGTCGAGAAGGTGCTAATTATCTGTCCGCTTAGTACAGTTCTCAATTGGGTCAACGAATTCCGTATTTGGCTAAAGGAGTGCGCTGACAACAAAGACATTGAAATCTATGAAATCTCAAA ATACAAACTGATTCGCGAGCGAATTAACAAAATCAGTGAATGGTATAACGACGGCGGTGTATTGATCATGGGCTACGACATGTACCGCATTTTGTCGTCCGAAACgagtaaaatgaagaaaatgaaaaaacgcGACAAGGAATCAATTAGCGCGTTACTCGTTGATCCCGGTCCGGATCTGGTCGTATGCGACGAAGGACATTTgctgaaaaacagcaaaaCATCGCTGAGCAAAGCGGTCAATAGAATTCGAACGTTGCGACGAATCGTCTTAACAGGGACACCGCTGCAGAACAATCTGAACGAATACTATTGCATGGTGCAATTCGTGAAGCCGAACCTACTGGGCAAGTACAACGAATATCTCAACCGATTCGTTAATCCAATCACCAACGGTCAGTATGAGGACAGTACACCGCGCGACATTCAAATGATGAAAAAGCGATCACACATCTTGCACAAATTGCTGGACGGATGTGTACAGCGCCGTGACTATTCGGTTCTAGCACCTTACCTACCCATTAAGCATGAATACGTCGTCTCGATACAGTTGACACCGCTTCAGATTAAGCTGTATGAG TATTACATCAAACAACGACCAGTTGCCGACACCACCAAGCCCACCAGATCGTCCATTTtgtttcaagattttcaaaatttgcaacGCATCTGGACACATCCCAGGGTGTTGCGTTTTAACAGTGATCGGTATGAAGTAAAGGAGCAGCGTCGA CGTGCCGAACTATCTGAAGATGAAGAATCCGAAGGTTCCTTAAAAGATTTCATTGCTGACTCGGACACTGACGAATCGGAAGCTGAATCTACCTCTAGCTCATCGTCGAGCGTAGCTTCTGATGACAGTcgaaaaaaagggaaaagaaaaacagCAAAAGTTCCAGTGAAACGCCGGACCCGTGCCAATAAAGACGAAT TTGAGGATCCGGTCGAACCACTCGAACTACCGACggccaaaattgaaaatccgACCGAATGGTGGATGCAACTGTGTCCGGAGGAGGAACTGGACGATTTACGGCATTCGGGAAAGTTAATGTTGCTGTTCTCGCTGTTGGAAGAGTGTTATGCTATTGGTGATAAACTGTTGGTATTCTCGCAATCTCTGTATACGCTCGATGTGATAGAAGTGTTCCTGAAGCGAATCGACGAATACACGCAACGTAAGAACAATGCCAGCGACGACGACGAAGAGGTTAAAAAGGAGGGAGAACTATTAGGCGGCTATACAGGTTCATGGTCACTGGGTGTGGACTATTTTCGATTGGACGGATCGACTAGCATCGAAAATCGGAATCTTgcttgcaactacttcaattCGGACAGTAATCCGCTGGCAAG ACTGTTTCTCATATCGACACGTGCCGGTGGTTTGGGCATCAATTTAGTTGCAGCTAATCGTGTtgtcattttcgatgtttCATGGAATCCGTCCCATGACATACAGAGCATTTTTCGTGTGTACCGATTCGGTCAAGTGAAACCGTGCTACATTTACCGCTTCATTGCATTG GGCTCCATGGAAGAGAAGATCTACGAACGACAGGTTACCAAATTGGCTATCGCGAAACGTGTCATCGATGAACATCAAATCGATCGACACTACAAGGAGCACGATCTAATGGAGCTGTACAAAACCGATTTGGTTCCGAGCGAGCCGCGGAAACAACCACCGTTACCGAAAGATCGAATGTTTGCGTTGCAGCTGCAGAAATTCGATAAAGTGATCTACAAATATCACGAACACGATTCACTGCTGGAGAACAAACACGAAGAAACGCTGAACGAGGAAGAGATGAAAGCGGCGTGGGAAGAATTCGAAGCGGAAAAATCACGACCCGTTGTCACCTACAATTACAATCCTACACCACGAA TGTCCGGAATGGGTCCCGTTACAAGCAATACGATTTACGGTTTCCGCTCGGACATCATGCTCAACCTATTGAGTATGTACGCACGAAAACAACATCCTACAGCTAATGATACTCAGATCAAGCAACTGGTTCCATTGCTGCTGACACAATTGCacgaaaaaatgaatttgggCGACACGAGC ATGTATGCCGACTTGGTCCTGCTGCAAAATCTCCAACAAGGCCCCACAATGGCTTTCCAGAATATGATCGGCCAAATGAATTCACATCGAGTCGGAATGAGTACATACAATCCGTACTCGGCCGTCATGAATCAGCAACAGTATCTGTTGATGCAAGCGCAAAATCGTTTAATGGGATTGTCCAGTCCACAAGCACATACAACCAATGCAACAAGTACATCATCAAATCAAGTTATCGAACTCGACTGA
- the LOC119069607 gene encoding transcriptional regulator ATRX homolog isoform X3, whose translation MSSASKNVTKKAISLVSSADSDEEIVESKPTRKVKQRTAVVHSSDSSSDDEKSGKSKAAGKASTKSDSDFKASDSSDSEKIKINKRKAAKKAKNASDDSDDEYKVEQKPAKKKRRRIKNASDSSDNEKNASRKKIRKILDEKDLEDETKQATREEMERKRRIEERQKLYNEYYEEEPEKVKVLDKLVLDFDEKSKEELVSVDRKLVKKLKPHQGSGVKFMWDTCFESISRIDKGKGSGCILAHCMGLGKTLQVVTLVHTLLSHSEETGVEKVLIICPLSTVLNWVNEFRIWLKECADNKDIEIYEISKYKLIRERINKISEWYNDGGVLIMGYDMYRILSSETSKMKKMKKRDKESISALLVDPGPDLVVCDEGHLLKNSKTSLSKAVNRIRTLRRIVLTGTPLQNNLNEYYCMVQFVKPNLLGKYNEYLNRFVNPITNGQYEDSTPRDIQMMKKRSHILHKLLDGCVQRRDYSVLAPYLPIKHEYVVSIQLTPLQIKLYEYYIKQRPVADTTKPTRSSILFQDFQNLQRIWTHPRVLRFNSDRYEVKEQRRRAELSEDEESEGSLKDFIADSDTDESEAESTSSSSSSVASDDSRKKGKRKTAKVPVKRRTRANKDEFEDPVEPLELPTAKIENPTEWWMQLCPEEELDDLRHSGKLMLLFSLLEECYAIGDKLLVFSQSLYTLDVIEVFLKRIDEYTQRKNNASDDDEEVKKEGELLGGYTGSWSLGVDYFRLDGSTSIENRNLACNYFNSDSNPLARLFLISTRAGGLGINLVAANRVVIFDVSWNPSHDIQSIFRVYRFGQVKPCYIYRFIALGSMEEKIYERQVTKLAIAKRVIDEHQIDRHYKEHDLMELYKTDLVPSEPRKQPPLPKDRMFALQLQKFDKVIYKYHEHDSLLENKHEETLNEEEMKAAWEEFEAEKSRPVVTYNYNPTPRMSGMGPVTSNTIYGFRSDIMLNLLSMYARKQHPTANDTQIKQLVPLLLTQLHEKMNLGDTSMYADLVLLQNLQQGPTMAFQNMIGQMNSHRVGMSTYNPYSAVMNQQQYLLMQAQNRLMGLSSPQAHTTNATSTSSNQVIELD comes from the exons ATGTCTAGCGCATCAAAGAACGTGACCAAAAAGGCGATAAGCCTTGTGAGCAGC GCCGACAGCGACGAAGAAATAGTCGAATCAAAGCCAACGCGCAAAGTAAAGCAACGTACCGCCGTGGTGCATAGTTCCGATTCATCGTCCGATGACGAGAAATCCGGTAAAAGTAAAGCCGCCGGCAAAGCGTCCACCAAATCGGATTCAGATTTCAAAGCAAGTGATAGCAGCGACAGcgagaaaatcaaaataaataaacgtaAGGCGGCGAAGAAGGCAAAAAACGCGTCCGACGATTCGGACGATGAGTACAAAGTCGAACAGAAACCGGCCAAGAAGAAACGACGTCGCATTAAGAATGCCTCGGACAGTAGTGACAACGAGAAGAACGCCAGTCGCAAAAAGATTCGCAAAATTCTGGACGAAAAAGATCTGGAGGATGAGACCAAACAGGCGACCCGAGAGGAGATGGAACGAAAGCGGCGAATCGAAGAGCGGCAAAAGTTG TACAACGAGTACTACGAAGAAGAACCGGAAAAGGTGAAGGTACTCGACAAACTTGTATTGGACTTCGatgaaaaatcgaaagaaGAACTCGTCAGCGTCGACCGCAAACTCGTAAAGAAATTGAAACCACATCAGGGCAGCGGCGTTAAGTTCATGTGGGACACCTGCTTTGAGTCCATCAGTCGAATCGATAAGGGAAAGGGATCTGGATGCATTTTAGCCCATTGCATGGGTTTGG GCAAAACATTGCAAGTCGTGACATTGGTACATACATTGTTGTCCCATTCGGAAGAAACTGGCGTCGAGAAGGTGCTAATTATCTGTCCGCTTAGTACAGTTCTCAATTGGGTCAACGAATTCCGTATTTGGCTAAAGGAGTGCGCTGACAACAAAGACATTGAAATCTATGAAATCTCAAA ATACAAACTGATTCGCGAGCGAATTAACAAAATCAGTGAATGGTATAACGACGGCGGTGTATTGATCATGGGCTACGACATGTACCGCATTTTGTCGTCCGAAACgagtaaaatgaagaaaatgaaaaaacgcGACAAGGAATCAATTAGCGCGTTACTCGTTGATCCCGGTCCGGATCTGGTCGTATGCGACGAAGGACATTTgctgaaaaacagcaaaaCATCGCTGAGCAAAGCGGTCAATAGAATTCGAACGTTGCGACGAATCGTCTTAACAGGGACACCGCTGCAGAACAATCTGAACGAATACTATTGCATGGTGCAATTCGTGAAGCCGAACCTACTGGGCAAGTACAACGAATATCTCAACCGATTCGTTAATCCAATCACCAACGGTCAGTATGAGGACAGTACACCGCGCGACATTCAAATGATGAAAAAGCGATCACACATCTTGCACAAATTGCTGGACGGATGTGTACAGCGCCGTGACTATTCGGTTCTAGCACCTTACCTACCCATTAAGCATGAATACGTCGTCTCGATACAGTTGACACCGCTTCAGATTAAGCTGTATGAG TATTACATCAAACAACGACCAGTTGCCGACACCACCAAGCCCACCAGATCGTCCATTTtgtttcaagattttcaaaatttgcaacGCATCTGGACACATCCCAGGGTGTTGCGTTTTAACAGTGATCGGTATGAAGTAAAGGAGCAGCGTCGA CGTGCCGAACTATCTGAAGATGAAGAATCCGAAGGTTCCTTAAAAGATTTCATTGCTGACTCGGACACTGACGAATCGGAAGCTGAATCTACCTCTAGCTCATCGTCGAGCGTAGCTTCTGATGACAGTcgaaaaaaagggaaaagaaaaacagCAAAAGTTCCAGTGAAACGCCGGACCCGTGCCAATAAAGACGAAT TTGAGGATCCGGTCGAACCACTCGAACTACCGACggccaaaattgaaaatccgACCGAATGGTGGATGCAACTGTGTCCGGAGGAGGAACTGGACGATTTACGGCATTCGGGAAAGTTAATGTTGCTGTTCTCGCTGTTGGAAGAGTGTTATGCTATTGGTGATAAACTGTTGGTATTCTCGCAATCTCTGTATACGCTCGATGTGATAGAAGTGTTCCTGAAGCGAATCGACGAATACACGCAACGTAAGAACAATGCCAGCGACGACGACGAAGAGGTTAAAAAGGAGGGAGAACTATTAGGCGGCTATACAGGTTCATGGTCACTGGGTGTGGACTATTTTCGATTGGACGGATCGACTAGCATCGAAAATCGGAATCTTgcttgcaactacttcaattCGGACAGTAATCCGCTGGCAAG ACTGTTTCTCATATCGACACGTGCCGGTGGTTTGGGCATCAATTTAGTTGCAGCTAATCGTGTtgtcattttcgatgtttCATGGAATCCGTCCCATGACATACAGAGCATTTTTCGTGTGTACCGATTCGGTCAAGTGAAACCGTGCTACATTTACCGCTTCATTGCATTG GGCTCCATGGAAGAGAAGATCTACGAACGACAGGTTACCAAATTGGCTATCGCGAAACGTGTCATCGATGAACATCAAATCGATCGACACTACAAGGAGCACGATCTAATGGAGCTGTACAAAACCGATTTGGTTCCGAGCGAGCCGCGGAAACAACCACCGTTACCGAAAGATCGAATGTTTGCGTTGCAGCTGCAGAAATTCGATAAAGTGATCTACAAATATCACGAACACGATTCACTGCTGGAGAACAAACACGAAGAAACGCTGAACGAGGAAGAGATGAAAGCGGCGTGGGAAGAATTCGAAGCGGAAAAATCACGACCCGTTGTCACCTACAATTACAATCCTACACCACGAA TGTCCGGAATGGGTCCCGTTACAAGCAATACGATTTACGGTTTCCGCTCGGACATCATGCTCAACCTATTGAGTATGTACGCACGAAAACAACATCCTACAGCTAATGATACTCAGATCAAGCAACTGGTTCCATTGCTGCTGACACAATTGCacgaaaaaatgaatttgggCGACACGAGC ATGTATGCCGACTTGGTCCTGCTGCAAAATCTCCAACAAGGCCCCACAATGGCTTTCCAGAATATGATCGGCCAAATGAATTCACATCGAGTCGGAATGAGTACATACAATCCGTACTCGGCCGTCATGAATCAGCAACAGTATCTGTTGATGCAAGCGCAAAATCGTTTAATGGGATTGTCCAGTCCACAAGCACATACAACCAATGCAACAAGTACATCATCAAATCAAGTTATCGAACTCGACTGA
- the LOC119069607 gene encoding transcriptional regulator ATRX homolog isoform X2, producing MSSASKNVTKKAISLVSSADSDEEIVESKPTRKVKQRTAVVHSSDSSSDDEKSGKSKAAGKASTKSDSDFKASDSSDSEKIKINKRKAAKKAKNASDDSDDEYKVEQKPAKKKRRRIKNASDSSDNEKNASRKKIRKILDEKDLEDETKQATREEMERKRRIEERQKLYNEYYEEEPEKVKVLDKLVLDFDEKSKEELVSVDRKLVKKLKPHQGSGVKFMWDTCFESISRIDKGKGSGCILAHCMGLGKTLQVVTLVHTLLSHSEETGVEKVLIICPLSTVLNWVNEFRIWLKECADNKDIEIYEISKYKLIRERINKISEWYNDGGVLIMGYDMYRILSSETSKMKKMKKRDKESISALLVDPGPDLVVCDEGHLLKNSKTSLSKAVNRIRTLRRIVLTGTPLQNNLNEYYCMVQFVKPNLLGKYNEYLNRFVNPITNGQYEDSTPRDIQMMKKRSHILHKLLDGCVQRRDYSVLAPYLPIKHEYVVSIQLTPLQIKLYEYYIKQRPVADTTKPTRSSILFQDFQNLQRIWTHPRVLRFNSDRYEVKEQRRRAELSEDEESEGSLKDFIADSDTDESEAESTSSSSSSVASDDSRKKGKRKTAKVPVKRRTRANKDECKLCPMTVTIPPFHQYSSVSISVEDPVEPLELPTAKIENPTEWWMQLCPEEELDDLRHSGKLMLLFSLLEECYAIGDKLLVFSQSLYTLDVIEVFLKRIDEYTQRKNNASDDDEEVKKEGELLGGYTGSWSLGVDYFRLDGSTSIENRNLACNYFNSDSNPLARLFLISTRAGGLGINLVAANRVVIFDVSWNPSHDIQSIFRVYRFGQVKPCYIYRFIALGSMEEKIYERQVTKLAIAKRVIDEHQIDRHYKEHDLMELYKTDLVPSEPRKQPPLPKDRMFALQLQKFDKVIYKYHEHDSLLENKHEETLNEEEMKAAWEEFEAEKSRPVVTYNYNPTPRMSGMGPVTSNTIYGFRSDIMLNLLSMYARKQHPTANDTQIKQLVPLLLTQLHEKMNLGDTSMYADLVLLQNLQQGPTMAFQNMIGQMNSHRVGMSTYNPYSAVMNQQQYLLMQAQNRLMGLSSPQAHTTNATSTSSNQVIELD from the exons ATGTCTAGCGCATCAAAGAACGTGACCAAAAAGGCGATAAGCCTTGTGAGCAGC GCCGACAGCGACGAAGAAATAGTCGAATCAAAGCCAACGCGCAAAGTAAAGCAACGTACCGCCGTGGTGCATAGTTCCGATTCATCGTCCGATGACGAGAAATCCGGTAAAAGTAAAGCCGCCGGCAAAGCGTCCACCAAATCGGATTCAGATTTCAAAGCAAGTGATAGCAGCGACAGcgagaaaatcaaaataaataaacgtaAGGCGGCGAAGAAGGCAAAAAACGCGTCCGACGATTCGGACGATGAGTACAAAGTCGAACAGAAACCGGCCAAGAAGAAACGACGTCGCATTAAGAATGCCTCGGACAGTAGTGACAACGAGAAGAACGCCAGTCGCAAAAAGATTCGCAAAATTCTGGACGAAAAAGATCTGGAGGATGAGACCAAACAGGCGACCCGAGAGGAGATGGAACGAAAGCGGCGAATCGAAGAGCGGCAAAAGTTG TACAACGAGTACTACGAAGAAGAACCGGAAAAGGTGAAGGTACTCGACAAACTTGTATTGGACTTCGatgaaaaatcgaaagaaGAACTCGTCAGCGTCGACCGCAAACTCGTAAAGAAATTGAAACCACATCAGGGCAGCGGCGTTAAGTTCATGTGGGACACCTGCTTTGAGTCCATCAGTCGAATCGATAAGGGAAAGGGATCTGGATGCATTTTAGCCCATTGCATGGGTTTGG GCAAAACATTGCAAGTCGTGACATTGGTACATACATTGTTGTCCCATTCGGAAGAAACTGGCGTCGAGAAGGTGCTAATTATCTGTCCGCTTAGTACAGTTCTCAATTGGGTCAACGAATTCCGTATTTGGCTAAAGGAGTGCGCTGACAACAAAGACATTGAAATCTATGAAATCTCAAA ATACAAACTGATTCGCGAGCGAATTAACAAAATCAGTGAATGGTATAACGACGGCGGTGTATTGATCATGGGCTACGACATGTACCGCATTTTGTCGTCCGAAACgagtaaaatgaagaaaatgaaaaaacgcGACAAGGAATCAATTAGCGCGTTACTCGTTGATCCCGGTCCGGATCTGGTCGTATGCGACGAAGGACATTTgctgaaaaacagcaaaaCATCGCTGAGCAAAGCGGTCAATAGAATTCGAACGTTGCGACGAATCGTCTTAACAGGGACACCGCTGCAGAACAATCTGAACGAATACTATTGCATGGTGCAATTCGTGAAGCCGAACCTACTGGGCAAGTACAACGAATATCTCAACCGATTCGTTAATCCAATCACCAACGGTCAGTATGAGGACAGTACACCGCGCGACATTCAAATGATGAAAAAGCGATCACACATCTTGCACAAATTGCTGGACGGATGTGTACAGCGCCGTGACTATTCGGTTCTAGCACCTTACCTACCCATTAAGCATGAATACGTCGTCTCGATACAGTTGACACCGCTTCAGATTAAGCTGTATGAG TATTACATCAAACAACGACCAGTTGCCGACACCACCAAGCCCACCAGATCGTCCATTTtgtttcaagattttcaaaatttgcaacGCATCTGGACACATCCCAGGGTGTTGCGTTTTAACAGTGATCGGTATGAAGTAAAGGAGCAGCGTCGA CGTGCCGAACTATCTGAAGATGAAGAATCCGAAGGTTCCTTAAAAGATTTCATTGCTGACTCGGACACTGACGAATCGGAAGCTGAATCTACCTCTAGCTCATCGTCGAGCGTAGCTTCTGATGACAGTcgaaaaaaagggaaaagaaaaacagCAAAAGTTCCAGTGAAACGCCGGACCCGTGCCAATAAAGACGAATGTAAGCTTTGTCCGATGACGGTAACTATTCCACCATTCCATCAATATTCTTCTGTTTCGATTTCAGTTGAGGATCCGGTCGAACCACTCGAACTACCGACggccaaaattgaaaatccgACCGAATGGTGGATGCAACTGTGTCCGGAGGAGGAACTGGACGATTTACGGCATTCGGGAAAGTTAATGTTGCTGTTCTCGCTGTTGGAAGAGTGTTATGCTATTGGTGATAAACTGTTGGTATTCTCGCAATCTCTGTATACGCTCGATGTGATAGAAGTGTTCCTGAAGCGAATCGACGAATACACGCAACGTAAGAACAATGCCAGCGACGACGACGAAGAGGTTAAAAAGGAGGGAGAACTATTAGGCGGCTATACAGGTTCATGGTCACTGGGTGTGGACTATTTTCGATTGGACGGATCGACTAGCATCGAAAATCGGAATCTTgcttgcaactacttcaattCGGACAGTAATCCGCTGGCAAG ACTGTTTCTCATATCGACACGTGCCGGTGGTTTGGGCATCAATTTAGTTGCAGCTAATCGTGTtgtcattttcgatgtttCATGGAATCCGTCCCATGACATACAGAGCATTTTTCGTGTGTACCGATTCGGTCAAGTGAAACCGTGCTACATTTACCGCTTCATTGCATTG GGCTCCATGGAAGAGAAGATCTACGAACGACAGGTTACCAAATTGGCTATCGCGAAACGTGTCATCGATGAACATCAAATCGATCGACACTACAAGGAGCACGATCTAATGGAGCTGTACAAAACCGATTTGGTTCCGAGCGAGCCGCGGAAACAACCACCGTTACCGAAAGATCGAATGTTTGCGTTGCAGCTGCAGAAATTCGATAAAGTGATCTACAAATATCACGAACACGATTCACTGCTGGAGAACAAACACGAAGAAACGCTGAACGAGGAAGAGATGAAAGCGGCGTGGGAAGAATTCGAAGCGGAAAAATCACGACCCGTTGTCACCTACAATTACAATCCTACACCACGAA TGTCCGGAATGGGTCCCGTTACAAGCAATACGATTTACGGTTTCCGCTCGGACATCATGCTCAACCTATTGAGTATGTACGCACGAAAACAACATCCTACAGCTAATGATACTCAGATCAAGCAACTGGTTCCATTGCTGCTGACACAATTGCacgaaaaaatgaatttgggCGACACGAGC ATGTATGCCGACTTGGTCCTGCTGCAAAATCTCCAACAAGGCCCCACAATGGCTTTCCAGAATATGATCGGCCAAATGAATTCACATCGAGTCGGAATGAGTACATACAATCCGTACTCGGCCGTCATGAATCAGCAACAGTATCTGTTGATGCAAGCGCAAAATCGTTTAATGGGATTGTCCAGTCCACAAGCACATACAACCAATGCAACAAGTACATCATCAAATCAAGTTATCGAACTCGACTGA